In one window of Streptomyces roseofulvus DNA:
- the eccCa gene encoding type VII secretion protein EccCa has translation MSQIVVKRPPRALPSEVPDEQVQLQPPPELPRGQQEGALMQLLPMLGMGGSVVFFFMTPNPIMRIMGMVMIASTVAMAIAMLVRYRRGTQGQLADMRRDYLKYLTQTRRTVLRTAHLQRDAQFYLHPSPEQLWALVAEGSRIWERRIGDADFGQVRVGLGSQQLATPLIAPETAPVDELEPLTAGAMQQFLTAHGTLDGLPMAVSLRAFYHLTVSGDAEAARSTTRAMVGSLTALHSPEDLVVVVATDDGAAPAWEWAKWLPHVQAPGPGDGAGSRRLMTTDARELEDLVAGRLEGRPRFQGPNHPLLDFPHLVVVLDGQSIPQTSALASPEGIQGVTIIEVVQGRGAGARGDLSVVVEGGALRLESGHGHVYDGTPDALSLDAAEALARQLAPLRVASGADDDEPLLANLDFTDLLNLGDAASIDVSRTWRPRSRSERLRVPIGVGEDGVPVMLDLKEAAQEGMGPHGLCVGATGSGKSELLRTLVLGLAVTHSSETLNFVLADFKGGATFAGMSQMPHVAAVITNLADDLTLVDRMGDSIRGELNRRQEMLRDAGNYANIHDYEKARAAGAPLQPIPSLVLVIDEFSELLTAMPDFIEMFVQIGRIGRSLGVHLLLASQRLEEGRLRGLETYLSYRIGLRTFSAAESRAAIGVPDAYSLPNVPGSGYLKYGTDEMVRFKAAYVSGTYRANQHAVTPGGPLPVDRRPVPFTAAPVPVRYLEPAEQARVPEAREAEDDALADSVLDVIVRRLEGRGVEAHQVWLPPLDNPPALDSVLPGLAGVEGRGLTQPGYEGAGRLVVPLGVVDKPYEQRRDTLYRDFSGAAGHMQIIGGPQSGKSTLLRTLISAFALTHTPHEVQFYGLDFGGGGMASVAGLPHVGGVASRLDPERVRRTVAEVYGILSRREEYFRSAGIDSIGTFRRLRARGDIPVTDQPWGDVFLVIDGWGNFRTEYEGLEPAVVDIAARGLGYGIHVVITASRSMEVRANLKDHLMNRLELRLGDTMDSELDRKIAANVPTGVPGRGLTPEKLHFMAAVPRIDGISSDSDLAEATAAMTQEVTRHWTAPGAPEVRLLPRELDARTLPAGYAEPQRGIAFAIDENNLEPVFVDFDRDPFFLVFGESESGKSNLLRLMIKQISERYDGAAAKFFVIDNRRALLDVTPASHLAEYVPMSNNMEHHVDALADLMRRRSPSADVTAQQLRDRSWWSGPNLFVVVDDYDLVSTSSGNPLAKLTELLPFARDVGVRFIIARSAAGASRSAYESFMQRMMELGAQGVLLSGDPQEGDVLGGVRMRPMPAGRGIFVSRQRGNPLVQTGRMPEL, from the coding sequence GTGAGCCAGATCGTCGTCAAGCGTCCACCGCGGGCTCTGCCGTCCGAAGTGCCTGACGAGCAGGTGCAGTTGCAACCTCCGCCGGAACTGCCCCGCGGGCAGCAGGAGGGCGCCCTGATGCAGCTCCTGCCGATGCTCGGCATGGGCGGCTCGGTCGTCTTCTTCTTCATGACGCCGAACCCGATCATGCGGATCATGGGCATGGTGATGATCGCGTCGACGGTGGCGATGGCCATCGCGATGCTGGTCCGCTACCGGCGCGGTACGCAGGGCCAGCTCGCCGACATGCGGCGCGACTACCTGAAGTACCTGACGCAGACGCGGCGGACCGTGCTGCGGACGGCTCACCTCCAGCGCGACGCCCAGTTCTATCTGCACCCGTCGCCCGAGCAGCTGTGGGCGCTGGTCGCCGAGGGCAGCCGGATCTGGGAGCGGCGCATCGGGGACGCCGACTTCGGTCAGGTCCGGGTCGGCCTCGGCAGCCAGCAGCTGGCGACGCCGCTGATCGCGCCCGAGACGGCGCCGGTGGACGAGCTGGAGCCGCTGACCGCGGGGGCGATGCAACAGTTCCTCACCGCGCACGGCACCCTCGACGGCCTGCCCATGGCGGTGTCGCTGCGGGCCTTCTACCACCTGACGGTGAGCGGGGACGCGGAGGCGGCCCGGTCCACGACCCGTGCCATGGTGGGGTCGCTGACGGCGCTCCACTCCCCCGAGGACCTGGTGGTCGTCGTCGCCACGGACGACGGCGCCGCCCCCGCCTGGGAGTGGGCGAAGTGGCTGCCGCACGTGCAGGCGCCGGGTCCCGGCGACGGCGCGGGCAGCCGGCGGCTGATGACGACGGACGCGCGGGAGCTGGAGGACCTGGTGGCCGGCCGGCTGGAGGGCCGGCCCCGCTTCCAGGGCCCGAACCACCCGCTGCTCGACTTCCCGCACCTGGTCGTGGTGCTCGACGGGCAGTCGATCCCGCAGACCTCGGCGCTGGCCTCGCCGGAGGGCATCCAGGGCGTGACGATCATCGAGGTCGTGCAGGGCCGGGGCGCCGGCGCCCGCGGCGACCTGTCGGTGGTCGTGGAGGGCGGGGCGCTGCGGCTGGAGTCGGGGCACGGGCACGTGTACGACGGCACGCCGGACGCGCTGAGCCTGGACGCGGCGGAGGCGCTGGCCCGGCAGCTGGCGCCGCTGCGGGTGGCGAGCGGTGCGGACGACGACGAGCCGCTCCTCGCCAATCTGGACTTCACCGATCTGCTGAACCTCGGCGACGCGGCCTCCATCGACGTGAGCCGCACCTGGCGGCCGCGGTCCCGGTCCGAGCGGCTGCGGGTGCCGATCGGCGTCGGCGAGGACGGCGTCCCGGTGATGCTGGACCTGAAGGAGGCCGCGCAGGAGGGCATGGGCCCGCACGGCCTGTGCGTCGGCGCGACCGGTTCCGGAAAGTCCGAGCTGCTGCGCACGCTGGTGCTGGGGCTGGCGGTGACGCACTCCTCGGAGACGCTGAACTTCGTCCTCGCGGACTTCAAGGGCGGTGCCACCTTCGCGGGCATGTCGCAGATGCCGCACGTGGCCGCGGTGATCACCAACCTCGCGGACGACCTGACGCTGGTGGACCGGATGGGCGACTCCATCCGCGGTGAGCTGAACCGGCGCCAGGAGATGCTGCGCGACGCGGGCAACTACGCGAACATCCACGACTACGAGAAGGCGCGCGCGGCCGGCGCCCCGCTCCAGCCGATCCCGTCGCTGGTCCTCGTCATCGACGAGTTCTCCGAGCTGCTGACGGCGATGCCGGACTTCATCGAGATGTTCGTGCAGATCGGCCGCATCGGCCGGTCGCTCGGCGTCCATCTGCTGCTGGCCTCGCAGCGCCTGGAGGAGGGCCGGCTGCGCGGCCTGGAGACGTACCTCTCCTACCGGATCGGTCTGCGGACCTTCTCGGCGGCGGAGTCCCGGGCGGCCATCGGCGTGCCCGACGCCTACTCGCTGCCGAACGTGCCGGGCTCCGGCTACCTCAAGTACGGCACCGACGAGATGGTGCGGTTCAAGGCGGCGTACGTCTCCGGCACGTACCGCGCCAACCAGCACGCCGTGACGCCGGGCGGGCCGCTGCCGGTGGACCGGCGGCCGGTGCCGTTCACCGCGGCCCCGGTGCCGGTGCGCTATCTGGAGCCGGCGGAGCAGGCGCGGGTCCCGGAGGCCCGGGAGGCCGAGGACGACGCGCTGGCGGACTCGGTGCTCGACGTGATCGTGCGCCGGCTGGAGGGACGCGGCGTCGAGGCGCACCAGGTGTGGCTGCCGCCGCTGGACAACCCGCCGGCGCTGGACTCGGTGCTGCCGGGGCTCGCGGGCGTGGAGGGCCGGGGGCTGACGCAGCCCGGCTACGAGGGGGCGGGGCGGCTCGTCGTGCCGCTGGGCGTGGTGGACAAGCCGTACGAGCAGCGCCGCGACACGCTCTACCGGGACTTCTCCGGTGCGGCCGGTCACATGCAGATCATCGGCGGCCCGCAGTCCGGCAAGTCGACGCTGCTGCGCACGCTGATCTCGGCGTTCGCGCTCACCCACACCCCGCACGAGGTGCAGTTCTACGGCCTCGACTTCGGTGGTGGCGGCATGGCCTCGGTGGCCGGGCTGCCGCACGTCGGCGGCGTGGCGTCCCGGCTCGACCCCGAGCGGGTCCGGCGTACGGTCGCCGAGGTGTACGGCATCCTGTCGCGGCGCGAGGAGTACTTCCGCAGCGCGGGCATCGACTCGATCGGCACCTTCCGCCGGCTGCGGGCCCGGGGCGACATCCCGGTGACCGACCAGCCGTGGGGTGACGTCTTCCTGGTCATCGACGGTTGGGGCAACTTCCGCACCGAGTACGAGGGTCTCGAACCGGCCGTCGTGGACATCGCGGCCCGCGGTCTGGGCTACGGCATCCACGTGGTCATCACGGCCTCGCGCTCCATGGAGGTCCGGGCCAACCTCAAGGACCACCTGATGAACCGCCTCGAACTGCGGCTCGGCGACACGATGGACTCCGAGCTGGACCGGAAGATCGCCGCGAACGTACCGACCGGCGTCCCCGGCCGCGGTCTCACGCCGGAGAAGCTGCACTTCATGGCGGCCGTCCCGCGCATCGACGGCATCAGCTCCGACAGCGACCTCGCCGAGGCGACGGCCGCGATGACGCAGGAGGTCACCCGGCACTGGACGGCTCCGGGCGCGCCCGAGGTGCGGCTGCTGCCGCGCGAGCTGGACGCGCGCACGCTGCCGGCGGGCTACGCGGAGCCGCAGCGCGGGATCGCCTTCGCCATCGACGAGAACAACCTGGAGCCGGTCTTCGTCGACTTCGACCGCGACCCGTTCTTCCTGGTGTTCGGCGAGAGTGAGTCGGGCAAGTCGAACCTGCTCCGGCTGATGATCAAGCAGATCTCGGAGCGGTACGACGGGGCCGCGGCGAAGTTCTTCGTGATCGACAACCGGCGCGCGCTGCTCGACGTGACGCCGGCGAGCCATCTCGCCGAGTACGTGCCCATGTCCAACAACATGGAGCACCACGTCGACGCCCTCGCCGACCTGATGCGCCGCCGGTCGCCGTCGGCGGACGTCACGGCCCAGCAGCTGCGCGACCGCAGCTGGTGGTCGGGTCCGAACCTGTTCGTGGTCGTCGACGACTACGACCTGGTCTCCACGTCGAGCGGCAACCCGCTGGCCAAGCTGACGGAACTGCTTCCGTTCGCCCGCGACGTGGGCGTCCGTTTCATCATCGCCCGCAGCGCGGCGGGCGCCAGCCGCTCGGCGTACGAGTCCTTCATGCAGCGCATGATGGAACTCGGCGCCCAGGGCGTCCTCCTCTCCGGCGACCCCCAGGAGGGCGACGTCCTCGGCGGCGTCCGCATGCGCCCGATGCCCGCGGGCCGCGGCATCTTCGTCTCCCGCCAGCGCGGGAACCCGCTGGTGCAGACGGGGCGGATGCCGGAGCTGTAG
- the eccD gene encoding type VII secretion integral membrane protein EccD → MTAPATAGGAGQSAPTTVFHGGTGFCRITVVAPDGRVDVALPEDVALADLYPEVLRLSGQTPAPGAPVGYHLVRRDGTVLDGSRSLSAQRILDGELLSLRPFAESLPPAVFDDVSDAVASAVSKDRTLWSDALMRGAGLFGGATLLVLLAFVLWTAEPRHDMHGLAGILAGVTAVLLLALAAVRARVYDDRGSAVALGTGAMANAAVAGSGLLSLAAGQGIGKLQFLLACTAVLVCAVILTIVSPGGDGPFVAFAFASAVGMLVGFAAILTELTPAETAAVCAPFAVGALAFLPGLSTRFARLPIGFEPPRTTIGGYGSEAEPQGPVDAARIAAQARRGHELLVGLVGGCALVAVGSAAVLGFSDTVWGQLLALATGVAMLMRAHLFRYTAQVGCALAAGLGSLVLLGLGLALNPPTELLLEALKGDGTALDIRTVWLSAAIAGVAALLTAIGLIVPRKGVTPFWGRFLEIAETFVLLTLLPLCLAVFDVYHSIRALTS, encoded by the coding sequence ATGACGGCCCCAGCCACGGCCGGCGGAGCCGGCCAGTCGGCTCCCACCACCGTGTTCCACGGCGGCACCGGCTTCTGCCGGATCACCGTCGTCGCGCCCGACGGCCGCGTCGACGTCGCACTGCCGGAGGACGTGGCCCTCGCCGACCTCTACCCGGAGGTGCTCCGGCTCTCCGGCCAGACCCCGGCGCCCGGCGCCCCGGTCGGCTACCACCTGGTGCGCCGCGACGGCACCGTCCTCGACGGCAGCCGCTCCCTGTCCGCCCAGCGCATCCTCGACGGCGAGCTGCTGTCGCTGCGCCCCTTCGCCGAGTCGCTGCCCCCGGCCGTCTTCGACGACGTCTCCGACGCGGTCGCCTCCGCCGTCTCCAAGGACCGCACCCTGTGGTCCGACGCCCTGATGCGCGGCGCCGGCCTCTTCGGCGGGGCCACGCTCCTCGTCCTCCTCGCCTTCGTCCTGTGGACGGCCGAGCCCCGCCACGACATGCACGGCCTGGCCGGCATCCTGGCCGGCGTCACCGCCGTCCTGCTCCTCGCGCTCGCCGCCGTCCGCGCCCGCGTCTACGACGACCGCGGCTCCGCCGTCGCCCTCGGCACCGGCGCGATGGCGAACGCCGCCGTCGCCGGCTCCGGCCTGCTCTCCCTCGCGGCCGGCCAGGGAATCGGCAAGCTCCAGTTCCTGCTGGCCTGCACCGCCGTCCTCGTCTGCGCCGTGATCCTCACGATCGTCTCGCCCGGCGGGGACGGCCCCTTCGTCGCCTTCGCCTTCGCCTCCGCCGTCGGCATGCTGGTCGGCTTCGCGGCCATCCTCACCGAGCTCACCCCGGCCGAGACCGCCGCGGTCTGCGCCCCCTTCGCCGTCGGCGCGCTCGCCTTCCTGCCGGGCCTCTCCACCCGCTTCGCCCGGCTCCCCATCGGCTTCGAACCGCCCAGGACCACGATCGGCGGATACGGCTCCGAGGCCGAGCCGCAGGGCCCCGTCGACGCCGCTCGCATCGCCGCCCAGGCCCGCCGCGGCCACGAACTCCTCGTCGGCCTCGTCGGCGGCTGCGCCCTCGTCGCCGTCGGCTCCGCCGCCGTCCTCGGCTTCTCCGACACCGTGTGGGGCCAGCTCCTCGCCCTCGCCACCGGCGTCGCCATGCTGATGCGCGCCCACCTCTTCCGCTACACCGCGCAGGTCGGCTGCGCCCTCGCGGCCGGCCTCGGCTCCCTCGTCCTGCTCGGCCTCGGCCTCGCCCTGAACCCGCCGACCGAGCTCCTCCTGGAGGCCCTCAAGGGCGACGGCACCGCCCTCGACATCCGTACGGTCTGGCTCTCCGCCGCCATCGCCGGCGTCGCCGCGCTGCTCACGGCCATCGGCCTGATCGTGCCGCGCAAGGGCGTCACCCCGTTCTGGGGCCGCTTCCTGGAGATCGCCGAGACCTTCGTCCTGCTCACGCTGCTGCCGCTCTGCCTCGCGGTCTTCGACGTCTACCACTCCATCCGGGCGCTCACCTCCTGA
- the rpsO gene encoding 30S ribosomal protein S15: MALDAAVKKQIMAEFGTKEGDTGSPEVQVAMLSRRISDLTEHLKTHKHDHHSRRGLLILVGQRRRLLQYLAKKDIQRFRTLVDRLGIRRGAAGAK; this comes from the coding sequence GTGGCTCTCGACGCCGCCGTCAAGAAGCAGATCATGGCCGAGTTCGGCACCAAGGAGGGCGACACCGGCTCCCCCGAGGTCCAGGTCGCGATGCTGTCCCGCCGCATCTCGGACCTGACCGAGCACCTCAAGACCCACAAGCACGACCACCACTCCCGCCGTGGTCTGCTGATCCTGGTCGGCCAGCGCCGCCGTCTGCTGCAGTACCTGGCCAAGAAGGACATCCAGCGCTTCCGTACGCTGGTCGACCGGCTCGGCATCCGCCGCGGTGCGGCCGGCGCCAAGTAA
- a CDS encoding polyribonucleotide nucleotidyltransferase encodes MENETHYAEAVIDNGTFGTRTIRFETGRLARQAAGSAVAYLDDDTMVLSATSASKRPKDQLDFFPLTVDVEERMYAAGKIPGSFFRREGRPSEDAILTCRLIDRPLRPSFKKGLRNEIQVVATVMALNPDHLYDVVAINAASASTQLAGLPFSGPIGGVRVALIKGQWVAFPTHTELEDAVFDMVVAGRVLEDGDVAIMMVEAEATEKTIALVKGGAEAPTEEIVAAGLEAAKPFIKVLCKAQSDLAAKAAKPEAEFPIFLDYQDDVYAALDEAVRDELAQALTIAGKQDREAELDRVKEIAAEKLLPAFEGREKEISAAYRSLTKALVRERVIKDKVRIDGRGVTDIRTLAAEVEAIPRVHGSALFERGETQILGVTTLNMLRMEQQLDTLSPVTRKRYMHNYNFPPYSVGETGRVGSPKRREIGHGALAERAIVPVLPTREEFPYAIRQVSEALGSNGSTSMGSVCASTMSLLNAGVPLKAPVAGIAMGLISQEINGETHYVALTDILGAEDAFGDMDFKVAGTKEFVTALQLDTKLDGIPASVLAAALKQARDARLHILDVMMEAIDTPDEMSPNAPRIITVKIPVDKIGEVIGPKGKMINQIQEDTGAEITIEDDGTIYIGAADGPAAEAARATINGIANPTMPEVGERYLGTVVKTTTFGAFVSLLPGKDGLLHISQIRKLAGGKRVENVEDVLAIGSKVQVEIAEIDQRGKLSLIPVIEGEDEKKDDASS; translated from the coding sequence GTGGAGAACGAGACCCACTACGCCGAGGCCGTCATCGACAACGGCACCTTCGGCACCCGCACCATCCGCTTCGAGACGGGTCGTCTCGCCCGCCAGGCCGCCGGCTCCGCCGTCGCCTACCTCGACGACGACACGATGGTGCTCTCGGCGACCTCCGCCTCCAAGCGTCCCAAGGACCAGCTCGACTTCTTCCCCCTCACGGTGGACGTCGAGGAGCGGATGTACGCGGCCGGCAAGATCCCCGGCTCCTTCTTCCGCCGCGAAGGCCGCCCCTCCGAGGACGCGATCCTCACCTGCCGCCTGATCGACCGCCCGCTGCGCCCGTCCTTCAAGAAGGGCCTGCGCAACGAGATCCAGGTCGTGGCCACGGTCATGGCGCTCAACCCGGACCACCTGTACGACGTCGTCGCGATCAACGCCGCGTCCGCGTCCACCCAGCTGGCCGGCCTGCCCTTCTCCGGCCCGATCGGCGGCGTCCGCGTCGCGCTGATCAAGGGCCAGTGGGTCGCCTTCCCGACCCACACCGAGCTCGAGGACGCCGTCTTCGACATGGTCGTCGCCGGCCGTGTCCTGGAGGACGGCGACGTCGCGATCATGATGGTCGAGGCCGAGGCCACCGAGAAGACCATCGCCCTCGTCAAGGGCGGCGCCGAGGCGCCGACCGAGGAGATCGTCGCCGCCGGCCTGGAGGCCGCGAAGCCGTTCATCAAGGTCCTCTGCAAGGCCCAGTCGGACCTCGCCGCCAAGGCCGCCAAGCCCGAGGCCGAGTTCCCGATCTTCCTGGACTACCAGGACGACGTGTACGCCGCCCTCGACGAGGCCGTCCGCGACGAGCTGGCCCAGGCGCTCACCATCGCCGGCAAGCAGGACCGCGAGGCCGAGCTGGACCGCGTCAAGGAGATCGCCGCCGAGAAGCTCCTCCCGGCCTTCGAGGGCCGCGAGAAGGAGATCTCCGCCGCGTACCGCTCCCTGACCAAGGCCCTGGTCCGCGAGCGCGTCATCAAGGACAAGGTCCGCATCGACGGCCGCGGCGTCACGGACATCCGTACGCTCGCCGCCGAGGTCGAGGCCATCCCGCGCGTGCACGGCTCCGCCCTGTTCGAGCGTGGCGAGACCCAGATCCTGGGCGTCACCACCCTCAACATGCTCCGCATGGAGCAGCAGCTGGACACCCTCTCCCCGGTGACCCGCAAGCGCTACATGCACAACTACAACTTCCCGCCGTACTCCGTCGGCGAGACCGGCCGCGTCGGCTCCCCGAAGCGCCGCGAGATCGGCCACGGCGCGCTCGCCGAGCGCGCGATCGTGCCGGTCCTCCCGACCCGCGAGGAGTTCCCCTACGCGATCCGCCAGGTGTCCGAGGCCCTCGGCTCCAACGGTTCGACGTCGATGGGCTCGGTCTGCGCCTCCACCATGTCGCTGCTGAACGCCGGTGTGCCGCTCAAGGCCCCCGTCGCCGGCATCGCCATGGGCCTGATCTCCCAGGAGATCAACGGCGAGACGCACTACGTCGCCCTCACCGACATCCTCGGTGCGGAGGACGCCTTCGGCGACATGGACTTCAAGGTCGCCGGTACGAAGGAGTTCGTCACCGCCCTCCAGCTCGACACCAAGCTGGACGGCATCCCGGCCTCCGTCCTGGCCGCGGCCCTCAAGCAGGCCCGCGACGCCCGCCTCCACATCCTCGACGTGATGATGGAAGCGATCGACACCCCGGACGAGATGTCCCCGAACGCCCCGCGGATCATCACCGTCAAGATCCCGGTGGACAAGATCGGTGAGGTCATCGGCCCCAAGGGCAAGATGATCAACCAGATCCAGGAGGACACCGGCGCCGAGATCACGATCGAGGACGACGGCACCATCTACATCGGTGCCGCCGACGGCCCGGCCGCCGAGGCCGCCCGCGCCACGATCAACGGCATCGCCAACCCGACCATGCCGGAGGTCGGCGAGCGCTACCTGGGCACGGTCGTCAAGACCACCACCTTCGGTGCCTTCGTCTCCCTGCTCCCGGGCAAGGACGGCCTGCTGCACATCTCGCAGATCCGCAAGCTCGCCGGCGGCAAGCGCGTGGAGAACGTCGAGGACGTGCTCGCGATCGGCTCCAAGGTCCAGGTCGAGATCGCCGAGATCGACCAGCGCGGCAAGCTCTCCCTCATCCCCGTGATCGAGGGCGAGGACGAGAAGAAGGACGACGCCTCCTCGTGA
- a CDS encoding pitrilysin family protein yields MTSRSSATTARPSSEGRAVARTQTLLPGKDGIGTVRRTTLPGGLRIVTETLPSVRSATFGIWAHVGSRDETPALNGATHYLEHLLFKGTAQRSALDISSAIDAVGGEMNAFTAKEYTCYYARVLDTDLPLAIDVVCDMLTGSLILDSDVDAERGVILEEIAMTEDDPGDVVHDLFAQTMFGDTPLGRPVLGTVDTINALSRGQIARFYKKHYDPTHLVVAAAGNVDHATVVRQVRRAFERAGALTRTDAAPIAPRDGRKTIRTAGRVELMGRKTEQAHVVLGMPGLARTDERRWALGVLNTALGGGMSSRLFQEVREKRGLAYSVYSYTSGFADCGLFGVYAGCRPSQIHDVLRICRDELDKVASDGLTDEEIARAVGQLSGSTVLGLEDTGAIMNRIGKSELCWGTQMSVDDMLGRIAAVTPDEVREVARDVLTRRPSLSVIGPLKDKQADRLHQAVS; encoded by the coding sequence GTGACGTCCCGTAGTTCCGCGACGACGGCCCGCCCCTCCTCCGAGGGGCGGGCCGTCGCCCGTACCCAAACGCTTCTCCCGGGCAAGGACGGCATCGGCACCGTCCGCCGCACGACCCTCCCCGGCGGCCTCCGGATCGTCACCGAGACCCTCCCCTCGGTGCGCTCGGCGACCTTCGGCATCTGGGCCCACGTCGGCTCCCGCGACGAGACGCCGGCGCTCAACGGCGCCACCCACTACCTGGAGCACCTCCTCTTCAAGGGCACGGCCCAGCGCTCGGCCCTCGACATCTCGTCCGCGATCGACGCGGTCGGCGGCGAGATGAACGCCTTCACGGCGAAGGAGTACACCTGCTACTACGCCCGGGTCCTCGACACCGACCTGCCGCTGGCGATCGACGTCGTCTGCGACATGCTCACGGGCTCGCTCATCCTCGACTCCGACGTGGACGCCGAGCGCGGCGTGATCCTCGAGGAGATCGCGATGACCGAGGACGACCCCGGCGACGTGGTGCACGACCTGTTCGCGCAGACCATGTTCGGCGACACCCCGCTGGGCCGCCCGGTCCTCGGCACCGTCGACACGATCAACGCGCTCTCCCGCGGCCAGATCGCCCGCTTCTACAAGAAGCACTACGACCCGACCCACCTGGTCGTGGCCGCCGCGGGCAACGTGGACCACGCCACGGTGGTACGCCAGGTCCGCCGCGCCTTCGAGCGCGCCGGCGCCCTGACCCGTACCGACGCGGCCCCGATCGCCCCGCGCGACGGCCGGAAGACCATCCGGACGGCGGGCAGGGTCGAGCTGATGGGCCGGAAGACCGAGCAGGCGCACGTCGTCCTCGGCATGCCGGGCCTGGCCCGCACCGACGAGCGCCGCTGGGCGCTCGGGGTGCTGAACACCGCCCTCGGCGGCGGCATGTCCTCCCGCCTCTTCCAGGAGGTCCGGGAGAAGCGCGGCCTGGCCTACAGCGTGTACTCGTACACCTCGGGCTTCGCCGACTGCGGCCTCTTCGGCGTGTACGCGGGCTGCCGCCCCAGCCAGATCCACGACGTGCTGCGGATCTGCCGGGACGAGCTCGACAAGGTCGCCTCGGACGGCCTCACCGACGAGGAGATCGCCCGCGCCGTCGGCCAGCTCTCCGGCTCCACGGTCCTCGGCCTGGAGGACACCGGCGCGATCATGAACCGGATCGGCAAGAGCGAGCTGTGCTGGGGCACCCAGATGTCGGTGGACGACATGCTCGGCCGGATAGCGGCCGTCACCCCGGACGAGGTCCGGGAGGTCGCCCGTGACGTGCTGACCCGGCGGCCCTCGCTGTCGGTGATAGGACCGCTGAAGGACAAGCAGGCGGACCGCCTTCACCAGGCCGTCTCCTGA